In Vibrio japonicus, one DNA window encodes the following:
- a CDS encoding PhoH family protein, with the protein MSNKIVTLEIDLEPSDNRRLASLCGPFDDNIKHLERRLGVEISYRGNFFTIVGKPHTSAAALEIIKTLYVNTAPVRGNIPDIEPEEIHLAIKETGILEQNTESNIEHGKEVFIKTKKGVIKPRTPNQAQYLVNMVTHDISFGVGPAGTGKTYLAVAAAVDALERQEIRRILLTRPAVEAGEKLGFLPGDLSQKVDPYLRPLYDALFEMLGFERVEKLIERNVIEVAPLAYMRGRTLNDAFIILDESQNTTVEQMKMFLTRIGFNSRAVITGDVTQIDLPRGAKSGLRHAIEVLNEVDEISFNFFQSDDVVRHPVVARIVNAYEKWEAQDQKERKEYEKRRREEREAKLLDTQNSPMENVSVDESKES; encoded by the coding sequence TTGAGCAATAAAATCGTAACACTAGAAATTGATCTAGAACCTTCTGATAATCGCCGCCTGGCTAGCCTTTGCGGTCCTTTCGACGACAATATCAAACACTTAGAACGCCGTTTGGGTGTAGAAATCAGCTACCGTGGTAACTTCTTTACGATCGTAGGCAAGCCTCATACTTCAGCGGCTGCGCTTGAAATCATCAAAACTCTGTACGTTAACACCGCGCCCGTTCGTGGCAACATTCCAGATATCGAGCCAGAAGAAATCCACTTGGCTATTAAAGAAACCGGGATTTTGGAGCAAAACACAGAGTCGAATATCGAGCACGGCAAAGAAGTCTTTATCAAGACGAAAAAAGGCGTAATCAAACCGCGTACACCAAACCAGGCTCAGTACTTGGTCAACATGGTGACACACGACATCTCTTTCGGTGTTGGTCCTGCTGGTACGGGTAAAACTTACCTAGCGGTTGCCGCTGCTGTTGATGCACTTGAGCGCCAAGAAATTCGTCGTATTTTGCTGACTCGCCCTGCAGTCGAAGCTGGTGAAAAACTGGGCTTCTTGCCTGGCGATTTAAGCCAAAAAGTCGATCCATACCTTCGTCCACTATACGACGCATTATTCGAGATGCTAGGCTTTGAACGCGTAGAGAAGCTTATTGAGCGTAACGTGATTGAAGTTGCTCCACTGGCGTACATGCGTGGTCGTACACTTAACGACGCGTTTATTATTCTTGATGAAAGTCAGAACACCACTGTGGAACAGATGAAAATGTTCCTAACCCGTATTGGCTTTAATTCACGCGCTGTTATCACTGGTGACGTCACTCAGATTGACTTACCAAGAGGCGCGAAATCTGGTTTACGTCATGCCATTGAAGTGCTGAATGAAGTCGACGAGATCAGCTTCAATTTCTTCCAATCGGATGATGTGGTCCGCCACCCTGTCGTTGCGCGTATTGTTAACGCCTATGAAAAATGGGAAGCACAAGACCAGAAAGAGCGTAAAGAATACGAGAAACGCCGTAGAGAGGAACGCGAAGCGAAACTATTGGACACTCAAAATAGCCCAATGGAAAACGTTTCGGTGGATGAGAGCAAAGAATCATGA
- the lnt gene encoding apolipoprotein N-acyltransferase, with translation MINTIFHRLKRPLAAVFVGAITTLAFAPYQIWPLAFVSPALLLILLHRQSSKHALGIGYAWGLGQFATGVSWVYVSIDHFGGMPKIASLFLMALLIAYLAIYPALFSWSLNRFFPNSNRTRFLLTAPALWLIFDWLRGWVMTGFPWLWLGYSQIDSPLANFAPIGGVELLTLLMVLSAGSIAYAFIKKQWMHLLIPIVILSAGYGLKAANWVTPNPSSTTKLALIQGNIAQELKWVPSQRWPTIMKYTDLTRENWDADIIIWPEAAIPAFEFEVSSYLSNLDSAAKLNNSAVITGVVNQGANKQFYNSILTVGNTAYGDYSYDMNQRYHKHHLLPFGEFVPFEKILRPLAPFFNLPMSSFSNGEFIQPNIDANGKQMAPALCYEIIFNEQVRQNITEETDFILTLSNDAWFGRSIGPLQHMEIARMRALELGKPVIRSTNNGVTAVTDYKGNIVEQIPQFKTGVLRTEVVSTSGQTPYRQIGSWPLYLWVVLSLFVGVVMARRRGDTQ, from the coding sequence ATGATTAATACGATTTTTCATCGCCTAAAACGGCCGCTCGCGGCCGTTTTTGTTGGCGCTATAACCACACTTGCTTTTGCACCTTATCAAATTTGGCCATTGGCATTCGTCAGCCCGGCCCTATTGCTTATTTTACTTCACCGCCAGTCAAGCAAACACGCGCTTGGTATTGGTTACGCATGGGGACTGGGTCAATTTGCTACAGGTGTCAGTTGGGTCTATGTCAGCATCGACCATTTTGGCGGCATGCCCAAAATAGCCAGTCTATTTTTAATGGCGCTGCTGATTGCGTATCTCGCGATCTACCCTGCCCTTTTTAGCTGGAGCTTAAATCGCTTTTTCCCAAACTCAAACCGCACTCGTTTCTTACTAACCGCACCCGCCCTATGGTTGATATTTGATTGGTTACGCGGATGGGTAATGACAGGTTTCCCTTGGTTGTGGCTTGGCTACAGCCAGATAGACAGCCCACTAGCAAATTTTGCCCCGATAGGTGGCGTGGAACTACTGACTCTACTCATGGTGCTCAGCGCGGGTAGCATTGCATATGCGTTCATTAAAAAGCAGTGGATGCATTTACTTATCCCTATCGTCATCTTGTCTGCTGGCTATGGCTTAAAAGCCGCGAACTGGGTGACACCTAATCCATCCAGCACGACAAAACTGGCTTTAATCCAAGGTAATATCGCCCAAGAGCTTAAATGGGTGCCTAGCCAACGCTGGCCCACCATCATGAAATATACCGATCTCACACGAGAGAACTGGGATGCAGACATCATCATCTGGCCAGAAGCGGCAATTCCCGCCTTTGAGTTTGAAGTTTCCTCGTACTTAAGCAATCTTGATTCAGCGGCAAAATTGAACAACAGCGCGGTCATAACTGGTGTGGTCAATCAAGGAGCAAACAAACAGTTCTACAACAGCATTCTTACTGTTGGGAATACGGCGTATGGCGATTACAGTTATGACATGAACCAGCGTTATCACAAACACCACTTACTACCATTTGGTGAGTTTGTTCCATTCGAAAAGATCCTGCGACCACTTGCGCCGTTTTTTAATCTTCCGATGTCGTCATTTAGCAATGGGGAATTTATCCAACCAAACATAGACGCCAACGGAAAGCAGATGGCACCGGCACTCTGCTATGAAATTATCTTTAACGAGCAGGTTCGCCAAAACATCACCGAAGAGACTGACTTTATCCTCACGCTATCAAACGATGCTTGGTTTGGTCGCTCTATTGGCCCATTGCAACATATGGAAATTGCCCGTATGCGTGCTCTGGAACTCGGTAAACCAGTGATTCGTTCAACCAACAACGGAGTCACCGCAGTCACGGATTACAAAGGCAACATTGTCGAACAAATCCCTCAATTTAAAACTGGTGTTCTCCGTACGGAAGTGGTGTCAACGTCTGGTCAAACGCCCTATCGACAAATTGGAAGCTGGCCACTCTACCTATGGGTAGTGTTGAGTTTGTTTGTTGGTGTGGTGATGGCAAGAAGAAGAGGCGATACACAATAA
- the leuS gene encoding leucine--tRNA ligase, whose product MQEQYNPQDIEQKVQKHWDDNKTFVVSEDPNKEKFYCLSMFPYPSGRLHMGHVRNYTIGDVVSRFQRLQGKNVMQPIGWDAFGLPAENAAVKNNTAPAPWTYENIEYMKNQLKLLGFGYDWNREFATCTPEYYRWEQEFFTKLYEKGLVYKKTSSVNWCPNDQTVLANEQVEDGCCWRCDTPVEQKEIPQWFIKITEYAQELLDDLDNLDGWPEMVKTMQRNWIGRSEGVELKFEVKGQQDLEVYTTRPDTLMGVTYVGIAAGHPLAAIAAENNPELAAFIEECKNTKVAEAELATMEKKGMATGLTAIHPLNGREVPVYVANFVLMDYGTGAVMAVPAHDQRDYEFATKYGLDIVPVIKPVDGSELDISEAAYTEKGVLFDSGEFDGLEFQAAFDAISAKLEAEGKGTKTVNFRLRDWGVSRQRYWGAPIPMVTTEDGEVHPVPADQLPVILPEDVVMDGVTSPIKADKEWAKTTFNGEPALRETDTFDTFMESSWYYARYCSPQADDILDPEKANYWLPVDQYIGGIEHACMHLLYSRFFHKLLRDAGYVTSDEPFKQLLCQGMVLADAFYFENEKGGKEWVAPTDVAVERDGKGRITSAKDTEGRDVTHSGMIKMSKSKNNGIDPQEMVDKYGADTVRLFMMFASPADMTLEWQESGVEGANRFLKRVWKLVNEHTSKGAAEAVDAAALSGDQKALRRDVHKTIAKVTDDVARRQTFNTAIAAIMELMNKLAKAPQESAQDRAILDEALKAVVAMLYPITPHISYELWAALGEADIDNAVWPTFDEKALVEDEKTIVVQVNGKLRAKLTVAADATKEHVEELGLNDENVVKFTEGLTVRKVIYVPGKLLNIVAN is encoded by the coding sequence ATGCAAGAACAATACAACCCACAAGACATTGAACAGAAAGTTCAAAAGCACTGGGATGACAACAAGACCTTTGTTGTAAGTGAAGACCCAAATAAAGAAAAATTCTACTGTCTATCCATGTTCCCTTACCCAAGTGGTCGACTGCACATGGGCCACGTGCGCAACTACACCATCGGTGACGTAGTATCTCGCTTCCAACGCCTACAAGGCAAAAACGTAATGCAACCAATTGGTTGGGATGCATTCGGTCTACCTGCAGAAAACGCCGCAGTGAAAAATAACACAGCGCCTGCACCATGGACTTACGAAAACATCGAATACATGAAGAACCAACTTAAGCTTCTTGGCTTTGGTTACGACTGGAACCGTGAATTCGCAACATGTACTCCTGAGTACTACCGTTGGGAACAAGAGTTCTTCACTAAGCTTTACGAAAAAGGCCTAGTTTACAAGAAGACATCTTCTGTTAACTGGTGTCCGAATGACCAAACGGTTCTTGCAAACGAGCAGGTTGAAGACGGCTGCTGCTGGCGTTGTGATACGCCTGTAGAGCAAAAAGAGATCCCACAGTGGTTCATCAAAATCACTGAATACGCGCAAGAGCTACTTGACGATCTAGACAACCTAGACGGTTGGCCGGAGATGGTGAAAACCATGCAGCGCAACTGGATCGGCCGCTCTGAAGGCGTTGAATTAAAGTTTGAAGTAAAAGGCCAGCAAGACCTAGAAGTGTACACAACGCGTCCAGACACGCTAATGGGTGTGACTTACGTTGGTATCGCAGCAGGTCACCCTCTCGCAGCTATCGCAGCAGAAAACAACCCTGAACTCGCAGCATTCATCGAAGAGTGTAAGAACACTAAGGTTGCTGAAGCTGAGCTTGCGACAATGGAGAAGAAAGGTATGGCGACTGGCCTTACTGCTATTCACCCATTGAACGGTCGTGAAGTGCCAGTGTACGTAGCTAACTTCGTTCTGATGGACTACGGTACAGGCGCTGTAATGGCAGTACCAGCACACGATCAACGTGACTACGAGTTCGCAACGAAATACGGCCTAGACATCGTGCCTGTAATCAAGCCAGTTGACGGCAGCGAGCTAGACATCTCTGAAGCAGCCTACACAGAGAAAGGGGTGCTGTTCGATTCAGGTGAATTCGACGGCCTAGAATTCCAAGCAGCGTTCGATGCAATTTCTGCAAAGCTAGAAGCAGAAGGCAAAGGTACTAAGACAGTTAACTTCCGTCTACGTGACTGGGGTGTATCTCGTCAACGTTACTGGGGCGCTCCAATCCCAATGGTAACCACTGAAGACGGTGAAGTTCACCCAGTACCAGCTGACCAACTACCAGTGATTCTTCCAGAAGACGTGGTGATGGACGGCGTAACCAGCCCAATCAAAGCAGACAAAGAGTGGGCGAAGACAACCTTCAACGGTGAACCAGCTCTACGTGAGACAGATACGTTCGATACCTTCATGGAATCGTCTTGGTACTACGCACGTTACTGTTCACCACAAGCTGACGACATTCTAGATCCAGAAAAAGCGAACTACTGGCTACCAGTAGACCAGTACATTGGTGGTATCGAGCACGCTTGTATGCACCTACTGTACTCACGCTTCTTCCACAAACTTCTACGTGACGCTGGCTACGTGACTTCTGACGAGCCGTTCAAGCAACTACTATGTCAAGGCATGGTACTGGCTGATGCGTTCTACTTTGAGAACGAGAAAGGCGGTAAAGAATGGGTTGCACCAACGGATGTAGCGGTTGAGCGTGACGGTAAAGGTCGCATCACTTCAGCTAAAGACACTGAAGGCCGTGATGTAACGCACTCAGGCATGATCAAGATGTCTAAGTCTAAGAATAACGGTATCGACCCTCAAGAGATGGTAGACAAATACGGCGCTGACACAGTACGTCTATTCATGATGTTCGCGTCTCCAGCAGACATGACTCTAGAATGGCAAGAGTCTGGTGTAGAAGGTGCAAACCGCTTCCTGAAACGTGTTTGGAAACTGGTTAACGAGCACACATCAAAAGGTGCAGCAGAAGCAGTCGATGCAGCAGCACTTTCTGGCGACCAGAAGGCACTTCGTCGTGACGTTCACAAGACTATCGCGAAAGTGACTGATGACGTTGCTCGTCGTCAAACGTTCAACACCGCTATCGCAGCAATCATGGAACTGATGAACAAACTAGCGAAAGCACCTCAAGAATCTGCGCAAGATCGTGCAATCCTTGATGAAGCACTAAAAGCGGTTGTTGCAATGCTTTACCCAATCACTCCGCACATCTCATACGAGCTATGGGCTGCGCTAGGTGAAGCAGATATCGACAACGCGGTATGGCCAACGTTCGACGAGAAAGCACTTGTTGAAGACGAGAAGACTATCGTTGTTCAAGTTAATGGTAAGCTTCGTGCGAAATTAACTGTCGCGGCAGACGCAACAAAAGAGCACGTTGAAGAGCTTGGTCTAAACGACGAAAACGTGGTGAAATTCACAGAAGGCCTGACTGTACGTAAAGTGATTTATGTACCTGGTAAACTTCTGAACATCGTGGCGAACTAA
- a CDS encoding 2-octaprenyl-3-methyl-6-methoxy-1,4-benzoquinol hydroxylase has protein sequence MSRYDVAVIGGGMVGAAVALGFAKQGRQVVVIEGQAPLTYSPDQSMDIRVSAISEHSVEILSKLGAWHHVSDMRVCPYRRLETWEHPDCRTRFHSDELNMERLGYIVENRLIQLGLWAEFEKYPNLTIRCPETLSQIEFDTVSKVTLASGDSFEADLVVGADGANSKVRALAGIGVTAWDYRQHCMLINVETELPQQDITWQQFNPSGPRSFLPLCGHQGSLVWYDSPKRIKQLCGMSKEQLRQEVMAHFPAELGEVKVLQFGSFPLTRRHAQTYFKQGCVLVGDSAHTINPLAGQGVNLGFKDVEALLEATEGKEVLSIELLKTYERKRRPDNMLMQTGMDFFYKGFSNDLAPLKFMRNAALKVAEKSGPIKTQVLKYALGLK, from the coding sequence ATGAGCAGATATGATGTTGCCGTCATCGGTGGGGGCATGGTAGGCGCTGCTGTTGCATTGGGTTTTGCAAAGCAGGGCAGACAGGTTGTTGTCATTGAAGGGCAAGCGCCTCTTACTTATTCTCCAGACCAGTCAATGGACATTCGAGTATCTGCGATATCTGAACACTCCGTCGAAATTCTTAGTAAGTTGGGGGCATGGCATCACGTATCAGACATGCGAGTATGCCCGTATCGCCGCCTAGAAACTTGGGAGCATCCCGATTGCCGTACTCGTTTCCATTCTGATGAGTTGAATATGGAACGCTTGGGCTACATCGTGGAGAACCGTCTCATCCAATTAGGACTTTGGGCTGAGTTTGAGAAATATCCAAACCTAACGATCCGCTGCCCTGAAACGCTTAGCCAGATTGAGTTTGATACAGTCTCAAAGGTGACCTTGGCATCGGGCGATAGTTTCGAAGCCGATTTGGTGGTAGGGGCTGATGGGGCGAATTCCAAAGTTAGGGCGTTAGCTGGGATAGGTGTGACGGCATGGGATTATCGCCAGCACTGTATGCTCATCAATGTTGAAACCGAATTACCACAGCAAGACATTACATGGCAGCAATTTAATCCGTCAGGTCCGCGCTCGTTTCTTCCGTTATGTGGTCATCAAGGTTCTTTGGTTTGGTATGACTCACCGAAACGAATTAAACAGTTGTGTGGTATGTCTAAAGAGCAGCTACGACAAGAAGTGATGGCGCATTTTCCCGCTGAGCTGGGAGAGGTTAAGGTGCTGCAGTTTGGTTCATTTCCACTGACACGCCGCCATGCACAAACGTACTTCAAGCAAGGGTGTGTGTTGGTTGGTGACTCTGCACATACGATTAACCCGCTGGCCGGGCAGGGGGTTAACTTAGGCTTTAAGGATGTAGAGGCGTTGTTAGAGGCGACGGAAGGAAAAGAAGTGCTGTCTATTGAACTGTTGAAAACATATGAACGAAAGCGCCGCCCAGACAACATGTTAATGCAGACGGGTATGGATTTTTTCTATAAAGGATTTAGCAATGATTTGGCTCCGCTGAAGTTTATGCGAAATGCAGCATTAAAAGTTGCCGAGAAGTCGGGGCCAATTAAAACGCAAGTATTGAAGTACGCGCTTGGGTTAAAGTAG
- the corC gene encoding CNNM family magnesium/cobalt transport protein CorC (CorC(YbeX) belongs to the Cyclin M Mg2+ Exporter (CNNM) family, and was characterized as belonging to a set of three proteins, at least one of which must be present for CorA to function.), with translation MNEDNSTSSLEGKKEKSEGPSRKSFFGRLGQIFQGEPKDRQELVEVIRDSEENDLIDHDTRDMLEGVMEIAEMRVRDIMIPRSQMVTVDRSDDLDALVNLITDAAHSRYPVISEDKDHVEGILLAKDLLKYLGSDCAPFDIEQVIRPAVVVPESKRVDRLLKEFREERYHMAIVVDEFGGVSGLVTIEDILEEIVGEIEDEFDDEEELDIRKLSKHTYSVKALTTIEEFNGSFKTSFSDEEVDTVGGMVMTAFGHLPSRGEVVDIEGYSFKVTSADNRRVLQIQVTVPDEEPLPETTEE, from the coding sequence ATGAACGAAGACAATTCGACCTCATCTCTAGAAGGTAAGAAAGAAAAATCTGAAGGTCCGAGTAGAAAGTCCTTCTTCGGCCGCCTAGGTCAAATCTTCCAGGGTGAACCTAAAGATCGCCAAGAACTTGTAGAAGTTATCCGCGATTCTGAAGAAAATGACCTGATTGACCATGACACTCGAGACATGCTCGAAGGTGTTATGGAGATCGCTGAAATGCGAGTGCGCGATATCATGATCCCACGCTCGCAAATGGTTACCGTTGACCGTAGCGACGATCTCGACGCACTGGTTAACCTTATCACCGATGCAGCGCACTCGCGCTACCCTGTCATCAGTGAAGATAAAGACCATGTAGAAGGCATCCTGCTTGCGAAGGACTTACTAAAATACTTAGGCTCAGACTGTGCGCCATTTGATATCGAACAAGTTATCCGTCCTGCGGTGGTTGTTCCTGAAAGTAAACGAGTAGATCGTCTACTAAAAGAATTCCGTGAGGAACGTTATCACATGGCAATTGTTGTCGATGAGTTCGGAGGCGTTTCTGGCCTTGTCACCATCGAAGACATCCTTGAAGAAATCGTGGGTGAAATTGAAGACGAATTCGATGATGAAGAAGAGCTGGATATCCGTAAGCTGAGTAAGCATACCTATTCAGTGAAAGCTTTAACAACCATCGAAGAGTTCAATGGAAGTTTCAAAACGTCGTTCAGCGATGAAGAGGTCGACACTGTTGGTGGTATGGTCATGACAGCATTCGGTCACCTACCTTCACGCGGTGAAGTCGTGGATATCGAAGGCTATAGCTTTAAAGTCACCTCAGCAGATAACCGACGCGTGTTACAAATTCAAGTAACCGTCCCCGACGAAGAGCCTCTTCCAGAAACGACTGAAGAGTAA
- a CDS encoding zinc ribbon-containing protein — translation MPKRKEGYEEMFEDVVEALKHSPDEVNRVLEKSGKVVEAANDLTKDELALVSAYVKSDLKEFAESYEESKSGPFYLMIADSIWQGLLEITDRTKVEWVELFDDLEHQGLYQAGDVIGLGILVCDECGHKTEYNHPTVIIPCSKCGCTGFTRQALKP, via the coding sequence ATGCCAAAACGTAAAGAAGGTTATGAGGAAATGTTTGAAGATGTGGTTGAAGCACTCAAACATAGCCCAGATGAAGTTAACCGCGTTTTAGAAAAGTCGGGCAAAGTGGTTGAAGCCGCCAATGACTTAACAAAAGATGAACTTGCGTTGGTTTCTGCTTACGTAAAATCGGATTTAAAAGAGTTTGCTGAAAGCTATGAAGAGTCGAAAAGTGGGCCTTTCTACCTGATGATCGCTGATTCTATCTGGCAAGGGTTATTGGAAATTACAGACCGGACGAAAGTGGAATGGGTAGAGCTTTTCGATGACCTTGAACACCAAGGGCTTTATCAAGCGGGTGATGTCATCGGTTTAGGCATTCTGGTGTGCGACGAATGTGGTCATAAAACAGAATACAATCATCCAACCGTTATTATTCCTTGTTCGAAGTGTGGCTGTACCGGATTTACCCGTCAGGCACTTAAGCCGTAA
- the miaB gene encoding tRNA (N6-isopentenyl adenosine(37)-C2)-methylthiotransferase MiaB, with amino-acid sequence MSKKLLIKTWGCQMNEYDSSKMADLLNAANGYELTEEPEEADVLLLNTCSIREKAQEKVFHQLGRWKTLKDKKEGVVIGVGGCVATQEGDHIRERAPFVDVIFGPQTLHRLPEMIKQSQSDDAPVMDISFPEIEKFDRLPEPRAEGATAFVSIMEGCSKYCTYCVVPYTRGEEVSRPMDDVLYEIAQLAEQGVREVNLLGQNVNAYRGPMHDGEICSFADLLRLVASIDGIDRIRFTTSHPLEFTDDIIAVYEDTPELVSFLHLPVQSGSDRVLTMMKRPHTGIEYKSIIRKLRKARPDIQISSDFIVGFPGETDKDFQDTMKLIKDVDFDMSFSFIFSPRPGTPAADYPCDIPEQEKKDRLYELQQTINSQAMRYSRLMLGTEQRVLVEGPSKKNLMELRARTENNRVVNFEGNADLIGQFVDVKITDVFANSLRGEIVRTEKDMDLRTIISPTQMMAKTKREDELGVATFTP; translated from the coding sequence ATGAGTAAAAAACTGCTAATTAAAACCTGGGGCTGCCAGATGAACGAATACGATTCATCAAAAATGGCGGATCTACTGAACGCGGCTAACGGCTATGAGCTGACAGAAGAACCAGAAGAAGCAGACGTATTACTACTTAATACCTGTTCAATCCGCGAAAAAGCACAAGAGAAGGTATTCCACCAGCTAGGTCGTTGGAAAACGCTAAAAGATAAAAAAGAAGGCGTTGTGATCGGTGTGGGCGGTTGTGTTGCGACTCAAGAAGGCGACCACATTCGTGAACGTGCACCGTTTGTTGACGTTATCTTCGGCCCACAAACGCTGCACCGTCTACCTGAGATGATCAAACAGTCTCAATCAGATGATGCGCCTGTAATGGATATCTCTTTCCCAGAGATTGAAAAATTTGACCGTCTGCCAGAACCACGTGCAGAAGGCGCGACGGCATTCGTTTCAATCATGGAAGGCTGTTCTAAGTACTGCACTTACTGCGTTGTACCATACACTCGTGGTGAAGAAGTCAGCCGTCCAATGGATGACGTCCTATATGAAATCGCGCAGCTAGCTGAGCAAGGCGTACGTGAAGTCAACCTACTAGGCCAAAACGTAAACGCATACCGTGGTCCAATGCACGATGGTGAGATCTGTTCATTTGCAGATTTACTGCGTCTGGTTGCCTCGATTGACGGTATCGACCGTATTCGCTTTACAACTAGCCACCCGCTAGAGTTCACTGACGACATCATCGCAGTATACGAAGACACACCTGAACTAGTGAGCTTCCTACACCTGCCAGTACAAAGTGGTAGTGACCGCGTTTTGACAATGATGAAACGCCCACACACTGGCATTGAGTACAAGTCAATCATCCGTAAACTGCGTAAAGCACGCCCTGATATTCAAATCAGTTCTGACTTTATCGTTGGTTTCCCAGGTGAGACAGATAAAGACTTCCAAGACACTATGAAGCTAATCAAAGACGTCGACTTCGACATGAGCTTTAGCTTTATCTTCTCTCCTCGCCCAGGCACGCCTGCCGCTGATTATCCATGTGATATTCCTGAACAAGAGAAGAAAGATCGTCTTTACGAACTACAACAAACAATCAACAGCCAAGCTATGCGTTACTCTCGCCTAATGCTAGGTACAGAGCAGCGTGTTCTAGTTGAAGGTCCATCTAAGAAAAACCTGATGGAGCTGCGTGCTCGTACAGAGAACAACCGTGTCGTTAACTTTGAAGGTAACGCGGATCTGATTGGTCAATTTGTCGATGTGAAGATCACTGACGTATTTGCAAACTCACTACGCGGTGAAATCGTACGTACTGAAAAAGACATGGACCTACGTACTATCATCTCTCCAACGCAGATGATGGCGAAGACCAAGCGCGAAGATGAGCTAGGTGTTGCAACGTTTACGCCTTAA
- the ybeY gene encoding rRNA maturation RNase YbeY, translating into MSIELDLQLAVEDENGLPQFDDIHHWLSRAVEKFQPQAEVTVRIVDEEESHQLNHDYRGKDKPTNVLSFPFEAPPGMEIDLLGDLIICRQVVEREAAEQDKPLMAHWAHMVVHGSLHLLGYDHIEDDEAEEMESLETEIMQSMGFEDPYIAEKQS; encoded by the coding sequence ATGAGTATCGAACTTGATCTTCAGCTAGCTGTCGAAGATGAAAATGGGTTACCTCAGTTTGACGACATTCATCATTGGCTAAGTCGAGCGGTGGAAAAATTTCAGCCTCAGGCAGAAGTCACCGTTCGTATTGTCGACGAAGAAGAGAGCCACCAGCTTAATCACGATTACCGCGGCAAAGATAAACCAACCAACGTGCTGTCATTTCCGTTTGAAGCACCACCGGGAATGGAGATTGACTTACTGGGCGATCTCATCATTTGTCGCCAGGTGGTTGAGCGCGAAGCCGCAGAACAAGATAAGCCCTTGATGGCACATTGGGCGCATATGGTTGTACATGGCAGCCTGCATCTGCTAGGTTATGATCATATCGAGGATGACGAAGCTGAAGAGATGGAGTCTCTCGAAACAGAAATCATGCAATCTATGGGTTTTGAAGACCCCTATATTGCTGAAAAACAAAGCTAA
- a CDS encoding LPS-assembly lipoprotein LptE — translation MFRRESKFRRASNLFSFSSVKLTTAILTASLLAGCGFHLRGDYSVPEEFNTLSLTSYDSYSTFTRMMKGQLRMNEINVVEPAEDVPNLHLISESVGERTLSLYQTTRAAEKEITFNASYRVTAPNIGSKTLSTSVTRSYLDNPLTALAKSVERDMIADEMRQLAATQIIRQMARLKADIEKSEQLEYELDSEDDIYHIETVTEEESNNSYTAPAQ, via the coding sequence ATGTTTCGTAGAGAATCGAAGTTTCGTAGAGCATCTAACCTGTTTTCATTTTCCTCTGTAAAGCTCACAACAGCCATTCTCACCGCAAGTTTACTTGCCGGCTGTGGCTTCCACCTACGCGGTGACTATTCTGTACCAGAGGAATTCAATACGCTCTCTCTCACAAGTTATGATTCATACAGCACCTTTACAAGAATGATGAAAGGTCAGCTACGCATGAATGAAATCAATGTCGTCGAGCCAGCGGAAGACGTTCCTAATCTCCACCTAATATCCGAAAGTGTCGGCGAACGCACTTTATCACTCTACCAAACCACACGAGCGGCAGAAAAAGAGATCACATTCAACGCCTCATACCGTGTAACCGCCCCGAATATTGGCAGCAAAACGTTGTCGACCAGCGTAACACGTAGTTATCTGGATAACCCTCTTACTGCACTTGCTAAATCCGTTGAACGCGACATGATCGCAGATGAGATGCGCCAGCTAGCCGCCACTCAGATCATTCGACAAATGGCTCGTTTGAAAGCCGATATTGAGAAAAGCGAGCAACTTGAGTATGAGTTGGATAGCGAAGACGACATCTACCATATTGAGACAGTCACCGAAGAAGAATCCAACAACAGCTACACAGCGCCAGCTCAGTAG